In Armatimonadota bacterium, the following are encoded in one genomic region:
- a CDS encoding Gfo/Idh/MocA family oxidoreductase yields MDIARPPLIIRLRRASAPSFAPFRYTSPTITTHFREGLPLINIGIIGSGGIAQAQHMPAYARLTDKAQIVAVADANEETARSAAEKFGAQRWFTDYRELLAMSEIDAVSVCTPNFMHMEPTIAALESGKHVLCEKPLARNADEARKMVEASRRSGKILQVALQWRFTGVAQFLHRYIGEGNLGDVYFARARALRRRGIPGWGVFIDKEKQGGGPLIDIGVHILDATLWLMGYPKPVSVYGSAYAKFGHRHDVVGLMGQWDVEKFSVEDYAVGLIKFDNGATVSLESSFCANIAQDEFNTLLLGDKGGAYADPFNNPPCQIFTEQNKTLFDMTPRHLPEINAYHAEVEAFVDAIQNGKPSPVPGEQGLALNLILDGIYRSAETGKEVEIAL; encoded by the coding sequence ATGGACATAGCTCGGCCTCCACTCATTATACGTCTTAGACGCGCATCGGCGCCTTCCTTTGCGCCGTTTAGGTATACTTCGCCGACTATCACCACTCATTTTCGGGAGGGTCTTCCTTTGATCAACATCGGCATCATCGGCAGTGGGGGAATCGCGCAGGCGCAGCACATGCCAGCCTATGCGAGGCTGACGGACAAAGCGCAAATCGTAGCCGTGGCGGACGCTAACGAAGAAACTGCGAGATCCGCGGCAGAAAAGTTCGGAGCCCAGCGCTGGTTCACCGATTACAGGGAACTCCTGGCGATGAGCGAGATCGATGCGGTCAGCGTCTGCACCCCCAACTTTATGCACATGGAGCCGACCATCGCCGCTCTCGAATCGGGCAAGCACGTGCTGTGCGAGAAGCCGCTGGCCCGCAACGCCGACGAGGCCCGAAAGATGGTCGAGGCCTCTAGAAGAAGCGGCAAAATCCTCCAAGTAGCGCTGCAGTGGCGATTCACCGGCGTGGCGCAGTTCCTGCATCGATATATCGGCGAGGGCAATCTGGGCGACGTCTACTTTGCCCGAGCGCGAGCGTTACGACGAAGGGGCATCCCCGGCTGGGGCGTCTTTATCGACAAAGAGAAGCAGGGCGGAGGGCCGCTGATCGATATTGGTGTGCATATCTTGGATGCCACGCTCTGGCTGATGGGCTATCCCAAGCCGGTCAGCGTCTACGGCTCGGCCTACGCCAAATTTGGCCATCGCCACGATGTGGTCGGGCTGATGGGCCAATGGGACGTAGAAAAGTTCTCGGTAGAAGATTACGCCGTCGGCCTGATCAAGTTCGACAACGGCGCGACGGTCTCGCTGGAATCAAGCTTCTGCGCCAACATCGCTCAGGACGAGTTCAACACCCTCCTATTGGGCGATAAAGGCGGCGCCTATGCCGATCCCTTCAACAATCCGCCATGCCAGATTTTTACCGAGCAGAACAAGACGCTGTTCGACATGACGCCGCGACACCTGCCGGAAATTAACGCCTACCATGCGGAGGTGGAGGCGTTTGTGGATGCGATCCAAAATGGGAAGCCATCGCCCGTGCCGGGCGAACAAGGCTTGGCGCTCAACCTAATCTTGGACGGCATCTATCGGTCGGCCGAAACCGGAAAAGAGGTCGAGATCGCGCTGTAA